A stretch of Ectothiorhodospiraceae bacterium BW-2 DNA encodes these proteins:
- a CDS encoding transposase, giving the protein MSHSDYLVQELLMEVDVICYRREVWRRPDGSLAIGELPDDVKGHFGPTLKSYLLYQNHHGCMTQPRIHQQLTEIGFQLSTGQLSQLLTEGHEAFHEEALSVLQAGIDVCDYLQTDDTGARHDGKNGYCTVITNDLFTWFGSTESKSRINFLTLLQAGECRYVLNSEALTYMSGQKFPQKKQEQLKLGQTFTDRDSWHIHLRKVGITNQRHIRIVTEGALLGGLVDLGFDTNIALTSDDAGQFNLFYHALCWIHAERVITKLLPLNDVHTKQQEWVRRVIWDIYADLKRFKADPLLQTEAFKTEILACFDELCRTKTSYMLMNNALSRLAANKTELFRVLERPDIPLHNNLSEREIREYVTRRKISGSTRSENGRRCRDTFTSLKKTCRKLGISFWDYLNDRISGANKLIPLADAIRNAAVANG; this is encoded by the coding sequence GTGAGTCATAGCGACTATCTGGTTCAGGAGCTATTGATGGAGGTCGATGTGATCTGCTATCGGCGCGAGGTTTGGCGTCGTCCGGATGGCTCATTGGCGATTGGCGAGTTGCCTGACGATGTTAAAGGTCATTTTGGCCCTACTCTAAAAAGCTATCTGCTCTACCAAAACCACCACGGCTGCATGACGCAGCCACGAATTCACCAACAACTGACAGAAATAGGGTTCCAGCTTTCCACCGGACAACTGAGCCAGCTTTTAACCGAAGGGCATGAGGCTTTTCATGAAGAAGCGCTTAGTGTGTTACAGGCTGGGATAGATGTCTGTGATTATCTGCAAACCGATGATACCGGTGCGAGGCACGATGGGAAAAATGGCTATTGCACGGTCATTACCAATGACCTGTTTACATGGTTCGGGAGTACAGAGAGTAAAAGTCGGATCAATTTTTTGACGCTGTTGCAGGCAGGCGAGTGTCGCTATGTCCTCAATTCTGAAGCGTTGACCTATATGAGCGGACAAAAATTCCCGCAGAAAAAACAAGAACAGCTGAAATTAGGTCAAACATTCACAGACCGCGACTCATGGCATATCCATCTGAGGAAAGTGGGAATCACAAACCAACGCCATATCCGGATAGTGACCGAAGGGGCTCTGCTCGGTGGGTTAGTCGATTTAGGATTTGATACGAATATCGCCCTGACAAGCGATGATGCCGGTCAGTTTAACCTGTTTTACCATGCGTTGTGTTGGATTCATGCCGAGCGGGTTATCACTAAACTGCTTCCTCTTAACGATGTACATACGAAGCAGCAAGAGTGGGTTCGCCGAGTGATTTGGGATATCTATGCTGACCTGAAACGATTTAAGGCCGACCCGTTGTTGCAGACTGAGGCCTTTAAAACAGAGATATTGGCATGTTTTGATGAGCTGTGTCGAACAAAAACCAGCTATATGTTGATGAACAACGCACTGAGCCGGCTAGCAGCGAATAAAACAGAGTTATTTCGGGTGTTAGAGCGCCCCGACATCCCCTTACACAACAACCTCAGTGAGCGAGAAATCCGGGAATATGTGACCCGACGAAAAATCAGCGGTTCAACCCGCAGCGAAAACGGGCGCCGCTGTCGGGATACTTTTACAAGCCTGAAGAAAACCTGCCGAAAACTCGGAATCTCGTTTTGGGATTATCTGAACGACAGGATATCTGGCGCCAATAAATTAATCCCGTTAGCTGATGCGATCAGAAATGCCGCTGTTGCTAACGGTTAA